TGTCTAACACTTAACGGCAGATTGATTAAGATGATTTTGTGTTTGTGAAGGAAGGCTTCTTCGCTCAGGGTTTTGAAAGCGATGATACCTTGGGTTGTCACCATATTCAATTCTTCTAGATCCAAAATGACCGATCCATGTTTAAGGGAATTAATTACCGATTTGATGCATTTCTCGGCAGTGAAGTTATTTAGATTTCCCTGCAATTTGGTAACATATACAGTATCAATTTTTTCAGTGGAAACAACTAAATCATCTAGGCTCATAAAAATTGCTATTTTTCTTATTTCATTCTTGCACTCTATTGCAAGTAAATAAAACTTTTGGAAGGAGTGGTGTTTGAAGGTAACTGTTGCCCATTTATACAAAAAACTGGAAGAACTGGATCGTGACGTCGTCGAACTGAAAAAATTGACGGATCGGCTTGCTTCTGACCGGGAATATTCCCCCATTCTCAAAGAAACGTTTTTATCTGAGATGCATAAATTAGAGGATCAAAAGTCGGAGATTCTCAAATTGAATGTTGCCAGTGCGCTGCCTTTGGCAAAAAAAACTGTAACGGTCCCAGAGAAAACAATCCCAACCCCCATACAAGTTTCGGAACCAAAAAAGCCGGAAAAACCAGTTCGCAAATATTAAACAATACTGAAAATAGACAAGGAAATCCAATGAATCTAAACAAATTTCTCACTCTGGGTGTTATGCTCGGTTTGACTTTCGCATCACTTCTCAATTGCTCCAAGGATTCCGAAATCCTAGCGACGTTTGATGGTGGAACTGTAACTCGCAAAGAAATGAACTTTGTGATTGAGGCTTCGAAACGAGGCAATACAGAACCACAACCGATCACTGCCGATATCCAAGCAAAAATTTTAGAGAGTATTGCTTTGGAAAAAATCCTATTAAAGGATGCTATTTCTTCCAAAAAAGTGGCAGAAACTGATGTTCAAAAGATTGAATCTCTTGTGAACCAATTTTTGAAACTGAATGTTTATATGCGTGAGTATGTAAAAAATGGTTTAAAAGAAAAGCCGTTAGAATTTGTGAATCTCCAACTAGCACTCGTTCGCGGCGAAGATGAAGCTGCGAATTTAAAAAAAGCAGAAGAGTTGGCAAACAAATTGAATTCCTTATCTGATAAAGAAATTGCAGAAGAAATCTCAAAAGTTACGGAAGATATCACAAGAAGACCTATCGCTGGAAAATTAGAACCCTTTTGTACAAATTGTGCAGAAACACCATTGGAAGATATTTTAGCTGAAGTAAAGAAAGCCAAAAGAGGAACTTTTATATCTTATGCAAAAGCAGGGGAAGGAAGGATTGCTTATGTGGTACGTTCCACAGGAAGTGAAAAAGTTCACCCCGAAAGATTGAGAAAATACTTCACCTCTATTTTTGATGATTTTAAAAAAGAAGCTATGGAATTCGGGAAAGCTCACGATGATGCGGACTCAAAAGCATCTGTTGCCTACTTTACTGAAGGAGAATCTGCGGACAAAGCGAACCAATTTGCTTCCCATACAATGAAAGAGTATGAACAAGGCCTCTATCAAAAAGAACTGAAAAAAATCACTGAAGAAAGTGGAATCACTGTCGCAAACCTACCACGTTTTTCTGGTCCTACCGACATCGATCCAAAAATCTTTACGCCTGATTATCCTTTATATTCCACTCGTGATGGAAAAAAATATACGTGGAAGGATTTGACTGGAGAATTTGAAGCTATTCCCAATGTTCTAAAACAAGAATACAAAGATGAAAAATCCAAAACTTGGGATATGCTGAATTTGTTTCAGTCTACCATCCTCCAAGGAAAAATTGCGGAAACTTCGGACCGCGTGCAAGACGTTGGATCAGAAATTGGATATTTGATGCAAATGGACAAAATGAAAGTCTCTTTGGCGTTAAAATCGCTACAAGATGAAATCAAAGCCATTCCAGTCACAGTAACGGAAGCACAAATGAGAGATGCCTATGAAGCAGGAAAATTGTATGCTTATGCAGATCCAGACCCGAAAAACCCACAGAATCGCATTCCTAAACCCTATCCAGCAGTTCGTGAACGAATCAAATCCGAAATGGA
The sequence above is drawn from the Leptospira sp. WS4.C2 genome and encodes:
- a CDS encoding STAS domain-containing protein is translated as MSLDDLVVSTEKIDTVYVTKLQGNLNNFTAEKCIKSVINSLKHGSVILDLEELNMVTTQGIIAFKTLSEEAFLHKHKIILINLPLSVRQAFLMAGVRNLFPIANNEEAAFKMASRSSR